The proteins below are encoded in one region of Berryella intestinalis:
- a CDS encoding YbaN family protein has protein sequence MLDTQTAQAENGVSRCRAVRCAWAALGFLCFGLAVIGFVVPLIPCTPFLLVSAFSFARSSERLDRWFKTTRLYRMVLENYVAKKTMTLKAKLTLLVPVTMLLAFAFAMMGSAPVGRAIVAVVWVGHIVYFGFIVKTEKSAS, from the coding sequence ATGCTAGACACACAGACCGCCCAGGCTGAAAACGGGGTCTCTCGGTGCCGGGCGGTTCGGTGCGCTTGGGCTGCCCTGGGCTTTCTCTGCTTCGGGCTTGCGGTAATCGGGTTCGTGGTGCCGCTCATCCCCTGCACTCCGTTCCTGCTGGTGTCCGCCTTCTCCTTCGCGCGCAGTTCGGAGCGGCTCGATCGGTGGTTCAAAACCACCAGGCTCTACCGCATGGTGCTGGAGAATTACGTCGCCAAGAAAACCATGACGCTGAAGGCCAAGCTCACCCTGCTCGTGCCGGTGACGATGCTTCTGGCCTTCGCCTTCGCGATGATGGGCTCCGCGCCCGTCGGACGCGCTATCGTGGCCGTCGTCTGGGTCGGCCACATCGTGTACTTC
- the moaC gene encoding cyclic pyranopterin monophosphate synthase MoaC yields MSEQQLTHIDDKGDVRMVDVSEKADTQRVAVAEGFISMRRETLDLIVEGRAAKGDVLACARVAGIMAAKQTSSLIPMCHPLNITKAKVECTPVGPGARDDGRTGIHVLATTGVTGKTGIEMEALTAAGVACLTVYDMCKAVDRGMEIGEIRLLRKEGGKTGLWERDPEKS; encoded by the coding sequence ATGTCCGAACAGCAGCTTACCCATATCGACGACAAGGGCGACGTCCGCATGGTGGACGTGTCCGAGAAGGCCGACACCCAGCGCGTCGCCGTTGCGGAGGGGTTCATCTCCATGCGTCGGGAAACCCTCGACCTCATCGTCGAGGGCAGAGCCGCCAAAGGAGACGTTTTGGCGTGCGCCCGCGTCGCCGGCATCATGGCGGCCAAGCAGACCAGTTCGCTCATCCCGATGTGCCATCCTCTGAACATCACCAAAGCGAAGGTGGAGTGCACGCCGGTCGGCCCCGGGGCGCGCGATGACGGCAGGACGGGCATCCATGTCCTGGCGACGACGGGCGTCACCGGCAAGACCGGCATCGAAATGGAGGCGCTCACGGCGGCCGGCGTGGCCTGCCTCACCGTCTACGACATGTGCAAGGCGGTCGATCGCGGCATGGAGATCGGAGAGATCCGCCTTCTGCGCAAGGAAGGCGGCAAGACCGGTCTGTGGGAGCGCGACCCCGAGAAATCGTAG
- the moaA gene encoding GTP 3',8-cyclase MoaA: MKDGHGRTIDYLRISLTDRCNLRCIYCMPEEGIDLIEHEDILRIEEIQRIVRVATRIGIKSVRLTGGEPTVRRGIEDLIGDIVSLPEIRNVSLTTNGILLPKMARRLREAGLSRVNISLDTLDRRQYAQITRRDRLPEALAGIDAALEAGLDPVKINAVTVRSLNQDYFDFAKMSIERPLHVRFIEYMPVGESAGFDGLGWGERDVYPSEQLVADINARAVERGFLPLEALDGASGPIGWGPARYFSFSGAKGTVGVISPRSRHFCGDCNRLRLTADGKLRPCLFSDREFDVRAALRTGGEEAVYAVFLEALGEKPDDHHDRVGTERGMSQIGG; the protein is encoded by the coding sequence ATGAAAGACGGACACGGCCGAACAATCGACTACCTGCGCATCTCGCTGACGGATCGGTGCAATCTCCGCTGCATCTACTGCATGCCGGAAGAGGGCATCGATCTCATCGAGCATGAGGACATACTGCGCATCGAGGAGATCCAGCGCATCGTTCGGGTCGCGACGCGTATCGGCATAAAGAGCGTCAGGCTCACCGGCGGAGAGCCCACTGTCCGCCGCGGCATCGAAGATCTGATCGGCGATATCGTTTCGCTGCCTGAGATCAGGAACGTGTCGCTCACCACCAACGGGATCCTGCTGCCCAAGATGGCGCGCCGGCTGAGGGAGGCGGGGCTTTCGCGTGTGAACATCTCGCTCGACACGCTCGATAGACGGCAATATGCCCAGATCACGCGCCGCGATCGCCTTCCCGAGGCGCTTGCGGGCATCGATGCCGCCCTGGAAGCGGGCCTCGACCCGGTGAAGATCAACGCGGTCACGGTGCGCAGCCTGAACCAGGATTACTTCGACTTCGCCAAGATGTCGATCGAGAGGCCCCTGCACGTCCGCTTCATCGAGTACATGCCGGTGGGCGAAAGCGCCGGCTTCGATGGCTTGGGCTGGGGCGAGCGGGATGTCTATCCCAGCGAGCAGCTGGTCGCAGACATCAACGCGCGAGCGGTCGAGCGGGGGTTCTTGCCGCTTGAGGCCCTCGACGGCGCGAGCGGTCCGATCGGGTGGGGTCCGGCCCGCTACTTCTCGTTTTCGGGGGCGAAGGGCACGGTGGGGGTGATTTCGCCCCGGTCGCGGCATTTCTGCGGGGATTGCAACCGCTTGAGGCTGACGGCTGACGGGAAGCTGCGGCCCTGCCTGTTCTCCGATCGCGAGTTCGACGTGCGCGCCGCTTTGCGCACCGGGGGAGAGGAGGCCGTGTATGCGGTATTCCTCGAGGCGCTGGGCGAAAAGCCCGACGATCACCACGATCGGGTCGGCACCGAGCGCGGTATGAGCCAGATCGGGGGGTAG
- a CDS encoding sulfate/molybdate ABC transporter ATP-binding protein, translating into MAISIDIRKKLDAFTLEAAFEAGSETLGLLGESGCGKSMTLRCIAGVETPDEGKIVVDGTVYFDSAAGIDLSAQQRKTALLFQNYLLFPHMTVEQNIAAGMGKATRAERDRAVAEQVRRFALAGLEKRYPLQLSGGQQQRVALARMLAAQPGILMLDEPFSALDPHLKAGLEQNLSLLFDRFEGTVLYVSHDIDEAIRLSDRIAVIEQGRIKELSTSSDLVDSPKSVASLKLSGCKNIVSVERAADGRIRVPAWGVELDVDRPLPSRIGKAGVRAFRIERAEGPGVNCFQVRVKHAIDSRFDRTCLVDLVGKEGSACPLAEDGELLSESDLVWRISKLAEHEERLPRPGDVLWVRIPPEQIYVVSD; encoded by the coding sequence GTGGCCATTTCGATCGACATACGCAAGAAGCTCGATGCGTTCACGCTCGAGGCGGCGTTCGAGGCGGGAAGCGAGACCCTCGGGCTTCTGGGGGAAAGCGGCTGCGGGAAGTCGATGACGCTGCGCTGCATCGCCGGCGTCGAGACCCCCGACGAGGGCAAGATCGTCGTCGACGGAACCGTGTACTTCGATTCGGCCGCTGGGATCGACCTGTCCGCCCAGCAGCGCAAAACCGCGCTGCTGTTCCAGAATTACCTGCTGTTTCCCCATATGACCGTCGAGCAGAACATCGCGGCGGGCATGGGGAAGGCGACGCGCGCCGAGCGGGACCGGGCCGTGGCCGAGCAGGTGCGCCGGTTCGCGTTGGCGGGTTTGGAGAAGCGCTATCCGCTCCAGCTTTCGGGCGGTCAGCAGCAGCGCGTGGCCCTGGCCCGCATGCTGGCGGCCCAACCGGGCATCCTCATGCTGGACGAGCCGTTCTCGGCCCTCGACCCGCACCTTAAGGCGGGGCTCGAGCAGAACCTCTCGCTTCTGTTCGATCGGTTCGAGGGGACGGTCCTGTACGTGAGCCACGACATCGACGAGGCCATCCGCCTGAGCGATCGGATCGCGGTCATCGAGCAGGGTAGGATCAAGGAGCTGTCAACATCGTCCGACTTGGTCGATTCGCCCAAATCCGTCGCCTCGCTCAAGCTTTCGGGCTGCAAGAACATCGTTTCGGTCGAGCGCGCCGCAGATGGCAGGATACGGGTCCCGGCATGGGGTGTCGAACTCGACGTTGATCGCCCCCTTCCTTCCCGAATCGGGAAGGCGGGTGTGCGGGCGTTTCGCATCGAACGGGCCGAAGGACCGGGCGTCAACTGCTTCCAGGTGAGGGTGAAGCACGCAATCGATTCCCGCTTCGACCGAACGTGCCTGGTCGATCTGGTGGGCAAGGAGGGCTCGGCCTGTCCTCTCGCAGAGGACGGCGAGCTTCTGTCCGAAAGCGATCTGGTGTGGCGCATAAGCAAGCTGGCTGAACACGAGGAGCGCCTGCCTCGGCCGGGCGATGTGCTGTGGGTGCGCATCCCTCCCGAGCAGATCTACGTCGTCTCCGATTAG
- the modB gene encoding molybdate ABC transporter permease subunit, which translates to MRSCSTGRSAARAIGRLVAVGLTAAFLAAACASTACADETPVGGASSARIASASGEADSPAVFADAEGRPLSAGTGDASEVEGVVSVSEDFSASTLEHCDFGIESFSRQNKGTNRAVGGVSIGYRWPMASERAFALVATRDAVIVYVPASVASELGVDISDKRFQSRFLAQVEALDRGASSGGALIDPSGKTCYFTSSKTVLAGAFSYGFAQEAEGSFYATSRLDGSDDGSAGGLFMETGLLKPAADVIVVEKPEGAAAVAAFFSSLDWSPLWVSLRTTGAAIVFIFILGLFAAWATMRVSDRLKGVLDTLFTVPMVLPPTVCGFLLLLLFGNSTATGRWLIEHGIDVVFTWQAAVIACVVVGFPMMYRTVRGAFENLDAAMLDAARTLGWGEAKVFFRLMLPLAWPSIAAGTVLAFARAMGEFGCTLFFAGNYAGITQTIPIAIYFDWMGGKSDVALFWVLVVIVLSFLVILLINVYSSRTQRFKKRLGD; encoded by the coding sequence GTGCGTAGTTGTTCAACGGGGCGCTCGGCAGCCCGTGCGATCGGCAGGTTGGTCGCCGTCGGATTGACGGCCGCCTTCCTCGCGGCCGCATGCGCTTCGACCGCGTGCGCCGACGAGACTCCCGTCGGGGGAGCCTCGTCGGCGCGGATCGCGTCGGCGTCGGGCGAGGCGGATTCGCCCGCAGTGTTCGCGGACGCGGAGGGGCGGCCCCTTTCCGCAGGTACGGGCGATGCATCCGAAGTGGAGGGCGTCGTGTCGGTGTCCGAGGACTTCTCCGCCTCCACGCTCGAGCATTGCGATTTCGGGATCGAGTCGTTTTCCCGGCAGAACAAGGGGACCAACCGCGCCGTGGGCGGGGTCTCGATAGGGTACCGGTGGCCCATGGCCTCCGAGCGCGCCTTCGCTCTCGTTGCAACCCGTGATGCGGTCATCGTCTACGTTCCCGCTTCGGTCGCCTCCGAGCTGGGCGTAGACATCTCCGACAAGCGCTTCCAAAGCCGCTTCCTCGCGCAGGTCGAAGCGCTCGACCGGGGTGCGTCGAGCGGCGGGGCGCTCATCGATCCTTCGGGAAAGACGTGCTATTTCACCAGCAGCAAGACGGTGCTGGCGGGTGCGTTTTCGTACGGGTTCGCCCAGGAGGCGGAAGGGAGCTTCTACGCGACCAGCCGCCTGGACGGCTCCGACGACGGAAGCGCGGGCGGCCTGTTCATGGAGACCGGCCTGCTGAAACCTGCAGCCGATGTGATCGTGGTCGAGAAGCCCGAGGGCGCTGCGGCGGTCGCGGCGTTCTTCTCGTCCCTCGACTGGAGCCCTCTGTGGGTGTCGCTGCGCACGACGGGCGCCGCCATCGTGTTCATCTTCATCCTGGGCCTGTTCGCGGCATGGGCGACCATGAGGGTCTCCGATCGGCTGAAGGGCGTCTTGGACACCCTGTTCACTGTTCCCATGGTGCTTCCCCCGACGGTATGCGGCTTCCTGCTGCTCCTTCTGTTCGGAAACTCCACGGCGACGGGCCGTTGGCTCATCGAGCACGGCATCGACGTGGTGTTCACCTGGCAGGCGGCGGTCATCGCCTGCGTGGTGGTGGGCTTTCCCATGATGTACCGCACGGTGCGCGGGGCCTTCGAGAACCTCGACGCGGCCATGCTGGATGCGGCCCGGACGCTGGGGTGGGGCGAGGCGAAGGTGTTTTTCCGCCTCATGCTGCCTTTGGCATGGCCCTCCATCGCGGCGGGAACGGTGCTCGCGTTCGCGCGCGCCATGGGCGAGTTCGGCTGCACCCTGTTCTTCGCGGGAAACTATGCGGGGATCACGCAGACCATCCCCATCGCCATATACTTCGACTGGATGGGCGGCAAGTCGGATGTCGCCCTGTTCTGGGTGCTGGTGGTCATCGTCTTGTCGTTTTTGGTGATCCTCCTCATCAACGTGTACTCGTCGCGCACGCAGCGCTTCAAGAAGAGGTTGGGGGATTAG
- the modA gene encoding molybdate ABC transporter substrate-binding protein: MKKRALVAVACSVALAGALALTGCAGTGSSAGSSDQKSDSSAQPVQLTVFAANSLEKALPEVQALYTAKTGVTFADTQFKASGDLVSQLQADSKAADVLITASTATMDTAVSNKSVDESTRLDMFKNDLVLVAASGSGIKVSSVADLAGDSISSFALGEPNAVPAGKYAVQSLEAAGLCTTATDDAKKISVTWADTVASKVNAGADKVGTVAKYVASGQAQVGFVYSSDVYRYDGIEAIFTVPADTHKAIKYPGAVCADTANSQAAADFLKFCMEDVEAQKVFSKYGFELAA; the protein is encoded by the coding sequence ATGAAGAAGCGTGCGCTCGTTGCGGTGGCGTGCTCGGTCGCATTGGCCGGAGCCCTCGCGTTGACGGGGTGCGCCGGCACGGGATCGTCGGCGGGTTCGTCGGACCAGAAGTCGGATTCGTCTGCCCAGCCGGTCCAGCTCACCGTGTTCGCGGCTAACTCGCTGGAGAAGGCCCTGCCCGAGGTTCAGGCGCTGTATACGGCCAAGACGGGCGTGACGTTCGCCGACACGCAGTTCAAGGCTTCGGGTGACCTGGTCAGCCAGCTGCAGGCCGATTCCAAGGCGGCCGACGTCCTCATCACCGCCTCTACGGCCACGATGGACACGGCCGTCTCCAACAAGTCCGTCGACGAGTCCACGCGCCTCGATATGTTCAAGAACGACCTCGTGCTGGTCGCCGCTTCCGGCTCCGGCATCAAGGTCTCTTCGGTGGCCGATCTCGCGGGCGACTCCATCTCGTCGTTCGCCCTGGGCGAGCCCAACGCGGTTCCCGCCGGGAAGTACGCCGTTCAGTCCCTCGAGGCCGCAGGGCTGTGCACCACGGCAACGGATGATGCCAAGAAGATCTCCGTGACGTGGGCCGACACCGTTGCCTCCAAGGTGAACGCCGGCGCCGACAAGGTCGGCACGGTCGCCAAGTACGTGGCGAGCGGCCAGGCCCAGGTCGGGTTCGTCTACAGCTCCGACGTGTACCGCTACGACGGCATCGAGGCCATCTTCACGGTTCCGGCCGACACCCACAAGGCCATCAAGTATCCGGGGGCCGTGTGCGCCGACACTGCGAATTCCCAGGCGGCAGCCGACTTCCTGAAGTTCTGCATGGAGGACGTCGAAGCTCAGAAGGTGTTCTCGAAATATGGTTTCGAGCTTGCCGCGTAG
- the ligA gene encoding NAD-dependent DNA ligase LigA: MDLFDGGETEGKEQVRERIEALRREVEHHTYLYYAKDAPEISDAAFDSLMRDLRELEAANPEFFDPSSPTQRVGGYVGDQFAPVRHEKRMYSLDNAMDLAELDAWFDRVEEFFGELPALNCELKIDGSGIALTYEDGVLVRAATRGDGTTGEDVTVNVRSIRDVPLRLRAEGLEGVAREGSLEVRGEVYMPKSSFESLNRAAEEEGRPAFANPRNAAAGSLRQKDAAVTASRDLSTFVYAIADESSVSAAGQSDLLAWMGESGFHVNPDVERCSSRGEVREFCEHALELRESLPYEIDGVVVKVDSFALQTAMGFTSRAPRWAIAYKFPPEEKTTVLRDITVQVGRTGKLTPVAELDPVVVAGSTVARATLHNEDEVVRKDVRIGDTVVIRKAGDVIPEILGPVASLRPGSAVPWRMPEACPSCGSAVIREEGEVDYRCISIDCPAQSVERLIHWVGRGALDIDGMGEEIVGRLVEVGRVTDVADYYTLDEDELAALDMGRLNKEGQPIRLGRTVAKKLVDQIDQSRLRPLARVLFGLGIRHVGKATAETIAAAYGTIDALMEATEEDLAAVEGVGPKIAHSISAFLHTPKNAEVIARLRKNGVVMADEPADGGNELAQTLEGLTFVLTGALVESGMTRDEAASELKARGAKVSSSVSKKTSYVIAGEAAGSKYDKAVSLGVPVLGEADLMTIIETGNPPAAS; this comes from the coding sequence TTGGACCTGTTCGACGGCGGCGAGACGGAGGGCAAAGAGCAGGTGCGCGAGCGCATCGAGGCGCTGCGGCGCGAGGTCGAGCACCATACCTACCTGTACTACGCCAAGGACGCCCCCGAGATATCGGACGCGGCGTTCGACTCGCTCATGCGCGATCTGCGCGAACTCGAGGCGGCGAACCCCGAGTTCTTCGACCCGTCGTCGCCCACCCAGCGCGTGGGCGGGTACGTGGGCGACCAGTTCGCCCCGGTTCGGCACGAGAAGCGCATGTATTCGCTGGACAACGCCATGGATCTTGCCGAGCTCGACGCATGGTTCGACCGCGTCGAGGAGTTCTTCGGAGAGCTTCCGGCGCTGAACTGCGAGCTGAAGATCGACGGTTCCGGTATCGCACTCACCTACGAGGACGGGGTCCTGGTGCGCGCTGCGACGCGCGGGGACGGCACCACGGGCGAAGACGTTACCGTGAATGTGCGTTCGATCAGGGACGTTCCCTTGCGCCTGAGGGCGGAGGGCCTGGAGGGGGTAGCCCGCGAGGGATCCCTCGAGGTGCGCGGCGAGGTGTACATGCCCAAATCGAGCTTCGAATCCCTCAACCGCGCGGCGGAAGAAGAGGGGCGCCCGGCGTTCGCCAACCCGCGCAACGCCGCTGCGGGCAGCCTGCGGCAGAAAGACGCTGCGGTGACGGCTTCGCGCGACCTGTCGACGTTCGTCTACGCCATCGCCGACGAATCGTCCGTGTCGGCGGCGGGTCAGTCCGATCTGCTCGCGTGGATGGGCGAGTCGGGCTTTCATGTGAACCCCGACGTCGAGCGCTGCTCGTCGAGAGGCGAGGTGAGGGAATTCTGCGAACACGCGCTCGAACTGCGCGAATCGCTTCCCTACGAGATCGACGGCGTGGTGGTGAAGGTCGATTCGTTCGCCTTGCAGACGGCTATGGGGTTCACGTCGCGTGCGCCGCGCTGGGCCATCGCCTACAAGTTCCCGCCCGAAGAGAAGACCACGGTCCTGCGCGATATCACCGTCCAGGTGGGCCGCACCGGCAAGCTGACGCCGGTGGCAGAGCTCGATCCCGTCGTGGTCGCCGGCTCCACGGTGGCGCGGGCCACGCTGCACAACGAAGACGAGGTGGTCCGTAAGGACGTGCGCATCGGCGATACCGTGGTGATCCGCAAGGCCGGAGACGTCATCCCCGAGATCCTCGGCCCCGTGGCGTCCCTGCGCCCCGGGAGCGCCGTTCCGTGGCGCATGCCCGAGGCGTGCCCGAGCTGCGGAAGCGCGGTCATTCGCGAAGAGGGAGAGGTCGACTACCGCTGCATCTCCATCGACTGCCCCGCCCAGTCGGTCGAGCGCCTGATCCACTGGGTGGGCAGGGGCGCGCTCGACATCGACGGCATGGGCGAGGAGATCGTGGGGCGCTTGGTGGAAGTGGGCCGCGTGACCGACGTCGCCGACTACTACACGCTCGACGAGGACGAGCTGGCCGCACTGGACATGGGGCGCCTCAACAAGGAGGGGCAGCCCATCCGGTTGGGCCGTACGGTGGCGAAGAAGCTGGTCGACCAGATCGACCAGAGCAGGCTCCGCCCGCTTGCGCGCGTCTTGTTCGGCCTGGGGATACGGCATGTGGGAAAGGCCACGGCCGAGACGATCGCCGCAGCGTACGGGACCATCGACGCGCTGATGGAGGCGACCGAGGAGGATCTGGCGGCGGTCGAGGGCGTGGGCCCCAAGATAGCCCACAGCATAAGCGCGTTTCTCCATACGCCGAAAAACGCCGAGGTGATCGCGCGGCTTCGCAAGAACGGCGTGGTGATGGCCGATGAGCCGGCCGACGGGGGAAACGAGCTTGCCCAGACCCTGGAGGGGCTGACGTTCGTGCTGACTGGAGCGCTGGTCGAGTCGGGCATGACGCGCGACGAGGCGGCCAGCGAGCTGAAGGCGCGCGGCGCGAAGGTGTCTTCGAGCGTCTCGAAGAAAACGAGCTACGTCATCGCAGGCGAGGCGGCCGGATCGAAATACGACAAGGCGGTCTCTTTGGGCGTGCCCGTGCTGGGGGAGGCCGATCTCATGACCATCATCGAGACGGGGAACCCTCCCGCCGCATCGTGA
- a CDS encoding NAD(P)H-hydrate dehydratase: protein MGFTIGRAADLLPFPASDTHKYARGKVVVVAGSPRYPGAAVLAARAAQRMGAGYVEAVVSAPAVLPVRIAGPSLVVSDRGEWDPPVLESGPGRPLAVLVGCGFDAAGDAGECGRLLRLALDRAACPVVVDGGALGLAACDEMRRALRLRAGRGVATVLTPHAGEAALLAEAAGLPGDFLSDPPWRFCERLAQAYSAIVCLKGPDTFVSDGSETYAIDQGGPELAKAGTGDVLAGMAAALSAQRQGDVLCAVTTAALLHAEAGRLAADRRTSIGVIPEDVIDELGSAIQRVASFR, encoded by the coding sequence ATGGGATTTACGATCGGGCGGGCCGCCGACCTGCTGCCGTTTCCCGCCTCCGACACGCACAAGTACGCGCGGGGGAAGGTCGTCGTGGTGGCCGGCAGCCCGCGATATCCCGGTGCGGCGGTCCTGGCGGCGCGCGCCGCCCAGCGGATGGGCGCCGGATACGTCGAGGCGGTCGTGTCCGCCCCGGCCGTTCTGCCCGTTCGGATAGCAGGCCCCTCGCTGGTCGTGTCCGATCGGGGCGAATGGGATCCCCCGGTTTTGGAATCGGGTCCGGGAAGGCCGCTGGCGGTGCTGGTGGGGTGCGGGTTCGATGCCGCAGGCGATGCCGGGGAGTGCGGCCGCCTGCTTCGGCTTGCGCTCGATCGGGCCGCGTGCCCCGTGGTCGTCGATGGCGGGGCCCTCGGTCTGGCGGCATGCGACGAGATGCGGCGCGCGCTGCGTCTCCGAGCGGGCAGGGGGGTCGCCACGGTGCTCACGCCCCATGCGGGCGAAGCCGCGCTTCTGGCCGAGGCGGCCGGGCTTCCTGGCGATTTTCTGTCAGACCCTCCGTGGAGGTTCTGCGAGCGCCTGGCGCAAGCTTATAGTGCCATAGTGTGCCTGAAGGGCCCCGACACCTTCGTTTCGGACGGAAGCGAAACGTATGCGATCGATCAGGGAGGGCCCGAGCTGGCGAAGGCGGGGACGGGGGATGTCCTTGCGGGAATGGCGGCGGCGCTTTCGGCGCAGCGGCAGGGGGATGTCCTGTGCGCGGTTACGACGGCTGCGCTGCTCCATGCGGAGGCCGGGCGCCTCGCGGCCGATCGGCGGACCTCGATCGGCGTGATCCCCGAAGATGTGATCGACGAGCTGGGCTCGGCCATCCAGCGGGTGGCTTCTTTTCGATAG
- the acpS gene encoding holo-ACP synthase — translation MGENERTAAGDIGAEMQTREEALEAVARQSASFADGTVGLGVDIVEIDRIRRILKRSPAFSKRVFSDEERAYCEGSSIPATHFALRFAAKEAVVKALGTGFSRGIGVRDIEVGRLASGRPCVKLYGAAKEVADELGVREMPLSLSFTHTDAVACALAITERSVRVAEERVDQKRQLARKFKETRKILDEL, via the coding sequence ATGGGCGAAAACGAGCGAACGGCGGCCGGCGACATCGGAGCCGAGATGCAAACGCGCGAAGAGGCGCTCGAGGCCGTTGCGCGCCAATCGGCTTCGTTCGCCGACGGCACGGTGGGTCTGGGCGTCGATATCGTCGAGATCGACCGCATACGCCGGATCCTCAAAAGGAGCCCGGCGTTTTCGAAACGGGTCTTTTCGGACGAAGAACGCGCGTACTGCGAAGGGTCGTCCATCCCCGCCACCCATTTCGCGCTGCGTTTCGCCGCGAAGGAAGCGGTGGTCAAGGCGCTGGGCACCGGGTTCTCGCGCGGCATAGGCGTGCGCGACATCGAGGTGGGGCGCCTGGCTTCGGGCAGGCCCTGCGTCAAGCTGTACGGCGCGGCGAAAGAGGTGGCCGACGAGCTTGGCGTGCGCGAGATGCCCTTGTCCCTTTCGTTCACCCATACCGACGCGGTGGCGTGCGCTCTGGCCATCACCGAGCGCTCGGTGCGCGTCGCCGAGGAGCGCGTCGATCAGAAACGGCAGCTTGCGCGCAAATTCAAGGAGACGCGCAAGATCCTGGACGAGCTGTAG